A genomic stretch from Candidatus Cloacimonadota bacterium includes:
- a CDS encoding CehA/McbA family metallohydrolase — translation MIKKSVFGKEIYEYTGVIHIHTEHSFDGHGTLQEIVEIAQQEHIDFLIITDHRNIDVKKELSLLLPHNVIPIIGYEMNDANKNNHYLIFDIDEVYPLTMTVEEYVSKTREQGGIGFIAHPFEKRKSRRTLRTYVWTDWSVMEFDGMEIWNYISEWTDKLRIPLNVIPKILFPDTSISRPNKQTVRKWDELNNNGRRIPAIGSVDSHQNKYSFGPFSISFLPHKKLFKTIRTNIQTREPISDKKPEQAILSKLKAGNSYVVNYTHADPYMFYCGIESKITENFALPGEEISISERELYLYIYLQQDCHVKIIHNGKVVHTEYRNKISYPIKEKGLYRIEVFIGLKGWLFSNPMYVV, via the coding sequence ATGATAAAAAAATCAGTCTTTGGAAAAGAGATATATGAGTATACAGGAGTTATACATATTCATACTGAGCACTCCTTTGATGGACACGGCACACTACAAGAAATAGTTGAAATAGCTCAGCAGGAACATATTGATTTTCTCATAATTACCGATCATAGAAATATAGATGTGAAAAAAGAACTATCTTTGTTACTTCCACATAATGTTATACCAATTATCGGTTATGAGATGAATGATGCAAACAAAAATAACCACTACCTAATCTTCGATATTGATGAAGTTTACCCCCTGACAATGACAGTTGAGGAATATGTTTCAAAAACAAGAGAACAAGGTGGAATAGGTTTTATAGCACATCCTTTTGAGAAAAGAAAATCGCGGCGAACACTGAGAACCTATGTTTGGACTGATTGGTCAGTCATGGAATTTGATGGTATGGAAATCTGGAATTATATCTCCGAATGGACTGATAAGTTACGCATTCCCTTGAACGTAATCCCTAAAATACTATTTCCCGATACTTCGATAAGCAGACCCAACAAACAAACAGTCAGAAAATGGGATGAATTGAACAATAACGGTCGAAGAATTCCAGCCATCGGGAGTGTTGATTCTCATCAGAACAAGTATTCTTTTGGTCCGTTTTCGATATCCTTCCTTCCTCATAAGAAATTATTCAAGACAATCCGCACGAATATCCAGACAAGAGAACCCATTTCTGACAAAAAACCCGAGCAAGCAATTCTCTCGAAGCTCAAGGCAGGGAATTCATATGTTGTGAATTACACACATGCTGATCCTTATATGTTCTATTGCGGAATTGAATCTAAGATCACAGAGAATTTCGCATTGCCCGGTGAAGAAATTTCAATATCTGAAAGAGAATTATATCTCTATATATATCTACAGCAGGATTGCCATGTAAAAATTATTCATAACGGAAAAGTAGTACACACAGAATATCGAAATAAGATATCATATCCAATTAAAGAAAAGGGATTGTATCGAATAGAAGTCTTCATTGGACTGAAAGGATGGCTCTTCTCTAATCCGATGTATGTGGTGTAA
- a CDS encoding LruC domain-containing protein: MKKNILLVILTTFLFFTACENVTETITQDDPININTIQVPEDFAYETCIDVTVDLHVTSPIDEPVKGINFEIYDAHPDAGGRLVAKGITLGGGKYQTQIIVPEGCTEVAVVSPIDIRMIPIVNGELYFEYGDYTKLEAPFLDPKGYNPTTKLTNYCLSFDGVNDYVDLGDVSELNNVSTFTVEGRACQASNTDSEIIFSKYSDANNDISIYTGGGTFYIDLGNGSDSYATWAGYDAAISSNTWFHWAVVFDGAGGTNADRLKLYINGNSTPITLAFTGTIPATTSSNLSGNNASLSTTASPFGGYMDEVRVWSTARSGAQVNSTYNKLIDPSTSGLVAYWRMDEGTGATMLYDETSNDYDAPINGCTWAQFINGWDSDSDGVTDMNDDYPMDDERAYDSYFPAQDTYYTLAFEDKWPRKNDYDFNDIVIHWNFTQVTNASNELVDIHGSFKLEAIGAGYHDGFGVQFPFLRGNYYAFNNHGDDHQYFDNGTTNAVVILFQDAFNLMQEAPGDPSTWINTVESESYITPAEFEFTYTLGTPIAVASLTRTPPYNPFIYVNNDRLLEIHLPDYEPTSKMAATTHWGTYDDDSNPGTDRYFKTSNNLPWVINVADEWEYPIEKIQITWAYLFFADWAESGGALHNDWYDSSVPANIDANYIYSP, encoded by the coding sequence ATGAAAAAAAATATATTATTGGTTATCCTTACAACATTTTTATTTTTTACAGCATGTGAAAATGTAACAGAAACAATAACACAAGATGATCCTATAAACATAAATACAATTCAAGTACCTGAAGATTTTGCGTATGAGACCTGTATAGATGTCACTGTAGATCTACATGTTACATCTCCTATTGATGAACCTGTTAAAGGTATCAATTTTGAGATCTATGATGCTCATCCTGATGCTGGTGGTAGATTAGTTGCAAAAGGTATAACACTTGGTGGTGGAAAATATCAAACTCAAATTATTGTTCCTGAAGGTTGTACAGAAGTAGCTGTTGTCAGCCCAATAGATATTCGTATGATCCCAATTGTCAATGGCGAACTATACTTTGAATATGGTGATTATACAAAACTTGAAGCCCCATTTCTTGATCCAAAGGGTTACAATCCCACTACAAAATTAACTAATTATTGCCTAAGCTTTGACGGGGTTAATGACTATGTTGATCTTGGTGATGTTTCAGAATTAAACAATGTTTCGACATTCACTGTTGAAGGACGGGCATGTCAAGCCAGTAACACTGACAGCGAAATTATATTTTCGAAATATTCTGATGCGAATAATGACATCAGTATATACACAGGTGGTGGAACATTCTATATCGACCTGGGTAACGGGTCAGACTCCTATGCCACCTGGGCAGGGTATGATGCAGCAATTTCCAGCAACACTTGGTTTCATTGGGCAGTTGTTTTTGACGGAGCTGGTGGCACGAATGCAGACAGACTAAAATTGTACATTAATGGGAATTCAACACCCATTACATTAGCATTTACGGGAACTATTCCGGCAACTACTTCTTCCAATCTTTCGGGGAATAATGCATCATTATCAACAACAGCTAGTCCTTTTGGTGGTTACATGGATGAAGTCCGTGTATGGTCAACTGCACGTTCAGGAGCACAGGTTAATTCAACATATAATAAGCTCATTGATCCATCAACTTCAGGACTTGTAGCATACTGGAGAATGGATGAAGGAACTGGTGCAACTATGCTATATGATGAAACATCAAATGATTATGACGCACCGATAAATGGTTGCACTTGGGCACAGTTCATCAATGGCTGGGATAGTGACAGTGATGGAGTGACTGATATGAACGACGATTACCCCATGGACGACGAACGTGCATATGATAGTTATTTCCCTGCACAGGATACGTACTATACATTAGCTTTTGAAGATAAATGGCCCCGAAAGAATGATTATGATTTTAATGATATTGTCATACACTGGAATTTTACACAGGTTACGAATGCAAGTAATGAACTGGTTGATATACATGGTTCGTTCAAACTTGAAGCTATTGGAGCAGGCTATCACGATGGTTTTGGTGTGCAGTTTCCTTTTTTGAGGGGCAACTATTATGCGTTCAATAACCATGGAGATGACCACCAGTATTTCGATAACGGCACCACTAATGCAGTAGTTATTCTTTTCCAGGATGCCTTCAACCTTATGCAGGAAGCACCCGGAGATCCTTCAACATGGATCAATACGGTTGAGAGCGAATCATACATAACCCCTGCGGAATTCGAATTCACCTATACACTGGGAACACCAATTGCTGTAGCAAGTCTGACACGAACACCACCTTATAATCCCTTCATTTATGTTAATAATGACCGTCTTCTGGAAATTCATCTTCCTGATTATGAGCCCACATCAAAGATGGCAGCAACCACTCATTGGGGAACATACGATGATGACTCCAACCCTGGAACAGATCGGTATTTCAAAACTTCGAACAATTTACCTTGGGTTATCAA